One window of Gemmatimonas aurantiaca genomic DNA carries:
- a CDS encoding serine/threonine-protein kinase, producing the protein MPDAHGVDAAQLRDRVTAAIGDAYLIGEEVGRGGMAVVYAAEDVRLQRPVALKVLPPDLAFRPDVRERFVREAQTAARLNHPHIVPIYAVHEAAGLVCFAMALVRGESLATRILREPRPDFAFVAKVLEQMADALAYAHASGVVHRDIKPDNVLLDRESGRAMVTDFGIARAAESGSRLTQTGIAVGTPAFMSPEQAMGDKEIDGRSDLYSVGVVGYLMLTGKLPFEASTTPAMLMKHVSETPPPLRSMRPDAPRALAEIIERCLEKRPRDRWDSALQLRDALRRVQRDGSLHGAPASTMPEPRPYRDLDKFGHRSEDWAPRGVAEPLPARVPASMPAFAPAAASRALPGALPPIPQLPPLPVGADRRTTREWRRANKEALRDWRSAVREQRRRDTSVARTAQRAELRDAMQVAARAMMTPERIAARVKGFRKHLRWSAISVGSAFVGLLGLTGNIDPMAIPFLGGLLGAAIAVPLSLADFVKLRRLGISPSAALGEEWKRVVAVSDVRPHSAKVQELLDRVAGPSVLSSPYGEMVRNAADDRLVIADITSKLSPADRGMIPDVAPTADALMERVGALAAGLERLDRDLPGNALNDLRARLAATQAEPEHAPDRERRLSLLTRQVASLEELVARRETMHRQLDSASMALRTLRFDIVKLRTMGVDAAAQDVTSATQEARALSRDLGFVIDAAEESRRL; encoded by the coding sequence GTGCCTGACGCGCACGGCGTGGACGCGGCGCAGCTCCGCGACCGCGTCACTGCGGCCATCGGCGACGCCTATCTGATCGGCGAGGAGGTCGGACGCGGCGGCATGGCGGTGGTGTATGCCGCCGAGGATGTCCGTCTGCAGCGACCCGTGGCGCTCAAGGTGTTGCCGCCCGATCTCGCGTTCCGGCCCGATGTCCGTGAACGCTTCGTGCGGGAAGCGCAGACGGCCGCGCGTCTCAATCATCCGCACATCGTGCCCATCTATGCGGTGCACGAAGCCGCAGGCCTGGTGTGTTTCGCGATGGCGCTGGTGCGCGGTGAGAGTCTCGCGACGCGCATTCTGCGTGAACCCCGTCCGGATTTTGCCTTCGTCGCGAAGGTGCTCGAGCAGATGGCCGACGCACTGGCCTACGCCCACGCGAGCGGCGTCGTGCATCGTGACATCAAACCGGACAATGTGCTGCTCGACCGGGAGTCGGGTCGCGCCATGGTCACCGACTTCGGCATCGCGCGCGCGGCTGAAAGCGGGTCGCGTCTGACGCAGACCGGCATCGCGGTCGGCACACCCGCCTTCATGAGCCCCGAGCAGGCCATGGGCGACAAGGAGATCGACGGACGCAGCGATCTCTATTCGGTGGGCGTGGTGGGGTACCTGATGCTCACGGGCAAACTGCCCTTCGAGGCGAGCACCACCCCGGCGATGCTCATGAAACACGTGAGTGAGACACCGCCACCACTGCGATCGATGCGGCCGGATGCCCCGCGCGCGCTCGCCGAGATCATCGAGCGCTGCCTGGAGAAACGCCCCCGCGATCGATGGGACAGCGCACTGCAACTGCGTGATGCCCTGCGCCGCGTGCAGCGCGACGGCTCATTGCACGGGGCTCCGGCGAGCACCATGCCCGAGCCGCGTCCGTATCGGGATCTCGACAAGTTCGGCCATCGATCGGAGGACTGGGCGCCGCGCGGCGTCGCCGAGCCGCTGCCCGCCCGCGTGCCGGCGTCGATGCCGGCGTTCGCACCCGCGGCCGCATCACGGGCACTGCCCGGCGCGCTGCCACCCATTCCGCAGCTGCCTCCGCTGCCGGTGGGGGCCGACCGCCGGACCACCAGGGAATGGCGAAGGGCCAACAAGGAAGCACTCAGGGATTGGCGTTCGGCGGTGCGGGAGCAACGCCGACGCGACACGTCGGTGGCGCGCACCGCGCAACGCGCGGAACTGCGGGATGCCATGCAGGTCGCCGCACGGGCGATGATGACACCGGAGCGGATCGCGGCGCGTGTGAAAGGGTTCCGGAAACATCTGCGCTGGAGCGCGATATCCGTCGGCAGTGCATTCGTGGGCCTGCTCGGCCTCACCGGAAATATCGATCCGATGGCCATTCCGTTCCTGGGCGGCCTCCTCGGCGCGGCGATTGCCGTGCCGTTGTCGCTGGCCGACTTCGTCAAACTGCGCCGGCTTGGCATTTCGCCGTCGGCGGCACTGGGCGAGGAATGGAAGCGGGTGGTGGCGGTGTCCGATGTGCGTCCGCACAGCGCCAAGGTGCAGGAGTTGCTCGATCGGGTGGCCGGTCCGTCGGTGTTGAGTTCACCGTATGGCGAGATGGTGCGCAACGCGGCCGACGACCGGCTCGTGATTGCCGACATCACCAGCAAACTGTCGCCTGCGGATCGTGGCATGATCCCCGATGTGGCGCCCACCGCCGACGCGCTCATGGAGCGTGTCGGGGCGCTGGCGGCCGGACTGGAGCGCCTCGATCGTGATCTGCCGGGCAATGCGCTGAACGATCTGCGCGCGCGGCTGGCCGCCACGCAGGCGGAGCCGGAGCACGCGCCGGATCGGGAACGTCGGTTGTCCCTGCTGACGCGCCAGGTGGCCTCACTCGAGGAACTGGTCGCCCGGCGGGAGACGATGCACCGTCAACTGGACAGCGCGTCGATGGCGCTGCGCACGCTGCGCTTCGACATCGTGAAACTGCGTACCATGGGGGTGGACGCGGCCGCGCAGGATGTCACAAGCGCCACCCAGGAAGCGCGGGCGCTGTCGCGCGACCTGGGATTCGTGATCGACGCCGCCGAGGAAAGCCGGCGGCTCTGA
- a CDS encoding serine/threonine-protein kinase: MHDPVAPHAEDVELRAHVEQALSATYELDQEIGRGGMGIVYRARDKRLKRHVAIKLLPPELSFRRDVRSRFLREAETAAQLSHPNIVPIYSVDEVGNLVFFVMACIDGDNLATKLQKRGPLPIEDVRRWLQEVSDALAYAHARGVVHRDIKPDNILLDGIDGRALVTDFGIARAASDSGETSRLTATGVAIGTPAYMSPEQASGDRDLDARSDLYSLGIVAYQMLCGEPPFLGHTTPALLVKHLAEAPVPISQRRPDVPPDLAAIVMRLLEKNPDHRFQTATSLTQALKTGLVPPMPLGATTSPGNNPVTFNGAPIGGMPMSAGGAGNAAGASGYGGGYQAPAYQSRTLTSAPASYGGLSAPSESSLPYRQDTNEGVSAEEWARFEDPRVQQFRRRFAVYLFVNTPMVLVSVFGNSDFLGITTLWTVYIAWKYAKLWSDDFDWRDVLRQPRHRLLGEVFEDLGNSITATFSSKKREELRAQGKLRSRLRGSLSSRPRGTPTDVVGAPRPIAAPVHDQELGRYLDLVRGARADREEINRLLATLPVNERSRIPDVANMAVDLVSKVEMIARDLAQLEATSSPEQLQRTESEIASLEAEANPLDTTRSEARVRRLAALRRERRVLLDGQKKLETRRAQVENCRLALENVRLDLVRLRTGNSSVQSVTLVAEQAMKMAREVDIAVQAAAEVRDLTPSRSGA, encoded by the coding sequence GTGCACGATCCCGTCGCCCCACATGCCGAAGACGTCGAACTCCGCGCGCACGTGGAGCAGGCGCTCAGCGCCACGTACGAACTCGACCAGGAGATCGGACGGGGCGGCATGGGTATCGTCTACCGGGCGCGCGACAAGCGGCTGAAGCGGCATGTCGCGATCAAGCTGCTGCCGCCCGAGCTGTCGTTCCGGCGGGATGTCCGGTCGCGATTCCTGCGGGAAGCCGAGACTGCCGCCCAGCTGAGCCATCCCAACATCGTCCCCATCTACTCGGTCGACGAAGTCGGGAACCTGGTGTTCTTCGTGATGGCCTGCATCGATGGTGACAATCTGGCCACCAAGCTGCAGAAGCGCGGGCCGCTGCCCATCGAAGACGTGCGGCGCTGGTTGCAGGAAGTGTCGGATGCGCTGGCGTACGCGCACGCGCGCGGCGTCGTGCACCGGGACATCAAGCCGGACAACATCCTACTCGATGGGATCGATGGCCGTGCACTGGTCACCGACTTCGGCATCGCGCGTGCCGCGAGCGACAGCGGTGAAACGTCGCGTCTGACGGCCACCGGCGTGGCGATCGGCACGCCGGCGTACATGTCACCGGAACAGGCGTCGGGCGATCGGGATCTCGACGCCCGCAGCGATCTCTATTCGCTGGGCATCGTCGCGTATCAGATGCTCTGTGGCGAACCCCCGTTTCTGGGGCACACCACACCGGCCCTGCTGGTGAAGCATCTGGCCGAGGCGCCGGTGCCCATCTCGCAGCGCCGTCCCGATGTACCCCCAGATCTGGCCGCGATCGTGATGCGGTTGCTGGAAAAGAACCCCGATCACCGGTTCCAGACCGCCACGTCGCTCACCCAGGCCCTCAAGACCGGGCTCGTCCCGCCGATGCCGCTGGGAGCCACCACCTCACCGGGGAACAATCCGGTGACGTTCAATGGGGCGCCCATTGGCGGCATGCCCATGAGCGCCGGTGGCGCGGGCAATGCCGCGGGGGCGTCCGGGTATGGCGGCGGCTATCAGGCGCCGGCCTATCAGTCCCGTACGCTGACGTCGGCACCGGCGTCGTATGGCGGCCTGTCCGCGCCATCTGAATCGTCGCTGCCGTATCGTCAGGACACCAACGAAGGCGTCTCGGCAGAGGAATGGGCGCGGTTCGAGGATCCACGCGTCCAGCAGTTCCGTCGCCGGTTCGCCGTGTATCTGTTCGTGAATACACCGATGGTGCTGGTCAGTGTGTTCGGCAACAGCGACTTCCTCGGGATCACCACGCTCTGGACCGTCTACATCGCGTGGAAGTATGCCAAGCTCTGGTCAGACGATTTCGACTGGCGCGATGTGTTGCGTCAGCCGCGGCATCGTCTGCTGGGCGAGGTGTTCGAAGACCTCGGCAACTCCATCACGGCCACCTTCAGCAGCAAGAAGCGCGAAGAACTGCGTGCACAGGGCAAGCTGCGCTCGCGTCTGCGTGGTTCGCTGAGTTCGCGTCCCCGCGGCACTCCGACGGACGTGGTCGGGGCACCACGCCCGATCGCGGCGCCGGTGCATGACCAGGAGCTTGGACGGTATCTCGATCTGGTGCGCGGCGCGCGCGCCGACCGGGAAGAGATCAACCGTCTGCTGGCCACGCTGCCCGTCAACGAACGCTCCCGCATCCCGGATGTCGCCAACATGGCGGTCGATCTGGTGAGCAAGGTGGAAATGATCGCCCGGGACCTCGCGCAGCTCGAAGCCACGAGCAGTCCCGAGCAGTTGCAGCGCACGGAATCGGAGATCGCCTCGCTCGAAGCCGAAGCCAATCCGCTCGACACCACGCGCAGCGAAGCGAGGGTGCGGCGGCTGGCGGCGTTGCGGCGGGAACGGCGTGTGCTGCTCGACGGACAGAAGAAGCTCGAGACCCGTCGTGCGCAGGTCGAGAACTGTCGTCTCGCGCTCGAGAACGTGCGCCTCGATCTGGTGCGGCTGCGTACCGGAAACAGTTCGGTGCAGAGTGTCACGCTGGTGGCCGAACAGGCCATGAAGATGGCGCGTGAAGTGGACATCGCCGTGCAGGCCGCGGCGGAAGTGCGCGACCTCACGCCGTCACGTTCGGGTGCCTGA
- the lon gene encoding endopeptidase La, whose protein sequence is MGQRQTLPVLPLRGTVMFPGITAPIAAGRPGTLRAIETALKGDRLVFAVAQRDNTEEPAPDILFTTGVIARIGQVQRGLGGVQLLLQGEQRATALHYSEVEGYLTAVIVPAEEMMPLDLKDPAFEALHKEARERAAELGEKRGLPEEVVHQVLDSVEDAGRFADLVAGYIELTVPEKQGLLETLSVEERLRRVLVHVQRQIGLLEAQEDIKSQVQEELGERQREMFLREQLKAIQKELGDDDSSKEIIELREKISKLELPKEARAEVERELGRLERAGRESMEAQVIRTYLEWIAELPWNERSDDHLELARAGEILDEDHYGLKDVKDRILEFLAVRQLRAQQVAAEVATTGEFPVSKLKGDTSDANPALNTSASEERQITDTREAKARAMARGPILLFNGPPGVGKTSIAKSIARALGREYVRVALGGARDEADIRGHRRTYVGAMPGRIIQGMKQAGSKNPVFLLDEVDKLGQSYQGDPSSALLEVLDPAQNDSFTDHYLGVPFDLSEVLFIATSNFIQNIPGPLLDRMEVVDFSGYTEREKQEIAKTYLIPRQLEESGLAGRDLSFTDDAVMKVISEYTRESGVRQLERQLGAVARKVARRVAMGDTGAIDDKVISAEEVRELLGRPKVHPERAAEHDEVGISTGMYYTPMGGDIMFVEASIRRGPSRTRPSEDEESLRVGPISLILTGQLGDVMKESARAALTYATNNAELLGIPLERVAAASEAHIHVPAGAIPKDGPSAGIAIATALVSEMTNRKVRRDVSMTGEITLRGRVLPIGGVKEKVLGAHRAGIKEVIIPKANEADLEDVPDEVRKQLTFHPVETLREVLDIALTDAPVDAVEELAGV, encoded by the coding sequence ATGGGTCAGCGTCAAACTCTTCCGGTCCTGCCTCTCCGCGGGACTGTCATGTTCCCCGGGATCACCGCGCCGATTGCCGCGGGGCGCCCGGGTACCCTGCGTGCCATCGAAACGGCACTCAAGGGGGACCGTCTGGTCTTCGCCGTCGCCCAGCGCGACAACACGGAGGAGCCGGCGCCCGACATTCTCTTCACCACGGGTGTGATCGCCCGCATCGGCCAGGTCCAACGTGGCCTGGGCGGGGTACAGCTCCTGTTGCAGGGTGAGCAGCGCGCCACGGCCCTGCACTACTCCGAGGTGGAAGGGTATCTGACGGCCGTCATCGTCCCCGCCGAGGAGATGATGCCGCTCGATCTCAAGGATCCGGCGTTCGAGGCGCTTCACAAGGAGGCCCGCGAGCGCGCCGCCGAACTCGGCGAGAAGCGCGGACTTCCCGAGGAGGTCGTGCATCAGGTGCTCGACTCGGTCGAGGACGCCGGCCGCTTCGCCGACCTCGTGGCCGGTTACATCGAACTCACCGTGCCCGAAAAGCAGGGGTTGCTCGAAACGCTCAGCGTGGAAGAGCGCCTGCGTCGGGTGCTCGTGCACGTGCAGCGTCAGATCGGTCTGCTCGAGGCCCAGGAGGACATCAAGAGCCAGGTCCAGGAAGAGCTCGGCGAGCGGCAGCGTGAGATGTTCCTGCGCGAGCAGCTCAAGGCCATCCAGAAGGAGCTCGGCGACGACGACTCCAGCAAGGAGATCATCGAGCTGCGCGAGAAGATCAGCAAGCTCGAGCTCCCCAAGGAAGCCCGCGCCGAAGTGGAGCGCGAACTGGGTCGTCTCGAGCGCGCCGGCCGCGAGTCGATGGAGGCGCAGGTCATCCGCACGTACCTCGAGTGGATCGCCGAGCTGCCGTGGAACGAGCGGTCCGACGACCATCTCGAACTGGCCCGCGCCGGTGAAATCCTCGACGAAGACCACTACGGTCTCAAGGATGTGAAGGATCGCATCCTCGAGTTTCTCGCCGTGCGTCAGCTTCGCGCACAGCAGGTGGCGGCCGAAGTCGCCACGACGGGCGAGTTCCCCGTGTCGAAGCTCAAGGGCGACACCAGCGATGCCAATCCGGCGCTGAACACGAGCGCCAGTGAAGAACGACAGATCACCGACACGCGCGAAGCCAAGGCCCGCGCGATGGCGCGTGGCCCGATCCTGCTCTTCAATGGCCCACCGGGTGTCGGCAAGACCAGCATCGCGAAGTCGATCGCGCGCGCGCTCGGCCGTGAGTACGTTCGCGTGGCGCTCGGTGGCGCCCGTGACGAAGCCGACATCCGTGGGCATCGCCGCACGTATGTGGGCGCCATGCCCGGGCGCATCATCCAGGGCATGAAGCAGGCGGGTAGCAAGAATCCCGTCTTCCTGCTCGACGAAGTCGACAAGCTCGGCCAGTCGTATCAGGGCGACCCGTCGAGCGCGCTGCTCGAAGTGCTCGATCCCGCGCAGAACGATTCGTTCACCGACCACTATCTCGGTGTCCCGTTCGATCTGAGCGAGGTGCTGTTCATCGCGACATCGAACTTCATCCAGAACATTCCCGGTCCGCTGCTCGACCGCATGGAAGTGGTCGATTTCAGCGGCTACACCGAGCGGGAGAAGCAGGAGATCGCCAAGACGTATCTCATTCCGCGCCAGCTCGAGGAATCGGGGCTCGCCGGTCGGGATCTGTCGTTCACCGACGACGCGGTCATGAAGGTCATCAGCGAATACACACGGGAATCGGGTGTGCGTCAGCTCGAAAGGCAACTCGGTGCCGTGGCACGCAAGGTGGCGCGTCGCGTGGCGATGGGTGACACCGGTGCCATCGACGACAAGGTGATCAGCGCGGAAGAAGTGCGGGAACTGCTGGGTCGTCCGAAGGTGCATCCGGAACGGGCAGCCGAACACGACGAGGTGGGCATCTCCACCGGCATGTACTACACGCCGATGGGCGGCGACATCATGTTCGTGGAAGCCAGCATCCGTCGTGGCCCCTCACGCACCCGTCCGTCGGAAGACGAGGAATCTCTGCGCGTCGGACCCATCTCGCTCATCCTCACTGGGCAGTTGGGTGATGTCATGAAGGAGAGCGCCCGTGCGGCGCTCACCTACGCGACCAACAACGCGGAGTTGCTGGGCATTCCGCTCGAACGGGTCGCCGCGGCCAGCGAGGCACACATTCACGTGCCCGCGGGTGCGATCCCCAAGGACGGCCCCAGCGCCGGCATCGCGATCGCCACGGCACTCGTGAGTGAGATGACGAACCGCAAGGTGCGTCGTGATGTCTCGATGACCGGGGAGATCACGCTGCGCGGCCGCGTGCTTCCCATCGGTGGTGTGAAGGAGAAGGTCCTCGGCGCGCATCGTGCCGGTATCAAGGAAGTCATCATCCCCAAGGCCAACGAAGCGGATCTGGAGGACGTGCCGGACGAGGTGCGCAAGCAGCTCACCTTCCATCCGGTGGAGACGCTGCGTGAAGTGCTGGATATCGCGCTGACGGATGCACCGGTGGACGCGGTCGAGGAGCTGGCCGGCGTCTGA
- a CDS encoding NAD(P)-binding domain-containing protein: MSSLMFPPRRTDVFLLPFHVIGVSHAANPADRVGRLRLSAERADALLASLRAQQSSAVLLSTCHRTELYWWGEEELGEWYVREVIGETPDGSANIRIDRADADLAVRHLFSVASGMQSVRYGEPEILGQVRRAWMASREAGTACGPIDALFRQSIDAARHIRSAMGSDSDPTLGDRVVDRIVQYAAVEPEATRAEALRVLVVGAGDAARSTLEALHHRATEVARPMQIAITSRTDVRAETLAERFTVHPFPWDSRDVAMFRADIVVFAVHVTTPLVTPAYAVVAPPRTRKALWIDLGVPGTVATDFAASSIDVLPLKAIQSAASPMLQVERMRRASGALQRELDRCARATHRLQLGARLGALEERAVAAAIAHGDVSAEGVARRVTRLVLRELTRA; encoded by the coding sequence ATGTCGTCGCTCATGTTTCCGCCGCGGCGCACTGACGTGTTTCTGCTCCCCTTCCATGTCATCGGCGTGTCGCACGCGGCCAATCCAGCCGATCGGGTGGGGCGTCTCCGGCTCTCGGCCGAACGGGCCGACGCACTGCTGGCGTCGTTGCGGGCGCAGCAGTCGTCCGCGGTGCTGCTCAGCACCTGCCATCGCACCGAGTTGTACTGGTGGGGCGAGGAAGAACTGGGTGAGTGGTATGTGCGGGAAGTGATTGGTGAGACGCCCGACGGGTCGGCGAATATCCGCATCGATCGCGCCGATGCCGACCTCGCGGTGCGTCATCTCTTTTCGGTGGCCTCCGGCATGCAGTCGGTGCGGTACGGCGAACCGGAAATCCTCGGACAGGTGCGTCGCGCCTGGATGGCATCGCGCGAAGCGGGCACGGCGTGCGGGCCCATCGACGCGCTCTTCCGTCAATCCATCGATGCCGCACGCCACATCCGCTCGGCGATGGGGTCGGACAGCGATCCCACCCTGGGTGACCGCGTGGTCGATCGTATCGTGCAGTACGCGGCCGTGGAGCCGGAGGCGACACGGGCGGAAGCCCTGCGGGTACTCGTCGTGGGTGCGGGTGATGCCGCACGCAGTACCCTCGAGGCGCTGCATCACCGCGCGACGGAAGTCGCCCGACCGATGCAGATCGCGATCACCAGCCGCACCGACGTCCGTGCCGAGACGCTGGCGGAACGATTCACCGTGCACCCGTTTCCCTGGGATTCGCGCGATGTGGCGATGTTCCGCGCAGACATCGTGGTCTTCGCCGTACATGTGACCACGCCGTTGGTGACCCCAGCGTATGCGGTCGTGGCACCGCCGCGCACCCGCAAGGCCTTGTGGATCGATCTCGGGGTGCCCGGGACCGTGGCGACCGATTTTGCCGCGTCATCGATCGACGTGTTGCCGCTCAAGGCCATTCAGAGCGCGGCATCGCCGATGCTGCAGGTGGAGCGCATGCGGCGGGCGTCGGGGGCATTGCAGCGGGAGCTGGATCGGTGTGCGCGGGCCACGCACCGTCTGCAACTGGGCGCCAGGCTCGGAGCGCTGGAAGAACGCGCCGTGGCTGCGGCCATTGCGCACGGTGACGTTTCGGCGGAAGGGGTGGCGCGTCGCGTCACGCGACTGGTCCTTCGCGAACTGACGCGCGCGTAG
- the hemH gene encoding ferrochelatase encodes MTSSDVLSRRASSPVDGPIPVAPQASRGGTGIVMMNLGGPATLDDVEPFLVRLFADREIIQLPWQDVLGKFIATRRAPKVRKLYEAIGGGSPIKAWTEAQGEAMCRRLDEMSPETAPHRFYIAFRYTTPFADDALRAMKADGITRAIAFTQYPQWSCATTGSSLNDLWRALDRTGLRDAFEWSIIDRWGEHPGFIEAMAGAVEDGLEDFPAAERDDVLVLFSAHSLPLSVIDRGDAYPAEIGGSVSRVVEAIGLRNPHLVSYQSEVGPVRWQGPSTESVITQFAKSGRKNLLVVPIAFTSDHIETLSELDIEYAELAHSLGMTGFRRAPALNVRTEFLDALADIVSQHLAARTPWSSQYITRCPGCTNSECRGAPSRVVSPGESGAPACRSSTATAARLPQATDVVAHVSAAAH; translated from the coding sequence ATGACTTCATCAGACGTATTGTCACGGCGAGCGTCGTCGCCGGTCGATGGACCGATCCCCGTCGCACCGCAGGCGTCGCGTGGGGGCACCGGCATCGTCATGATGAATCTTGGTGGACCCGCCACACTGGATGACGTCGAACCGTTTCTGGTGCGGCTGTTCGCCGATCGGGAGATCATCCAGCTGCCATGGCAGGATGTCCTCGGGAAGTTCATCGCCACACGGCGCGCGCCAAAAGTGCGGAAACTGTACGAGGCCATCGGCGGGGGGTCGCCCATCAAGGCGTGGACGGAAGCGCAGGGCGAGGCGATGTGTCGCCGGCTCGACGAGATGTCTCCTGAAACGGCGCCGCACCGGTTCTACATCGCCTTTCGCTACACCACGCCGTTTGCCGACGACGCACTGCGGGCCATGAAGGCCGATGGCATCACGCGCGCCATCGCGTTCACGCAGTATCCGCAGTGGTCCTGCGCCACCACGGGATCGAGTCTCAACGATCTGTGGCGTGCGCTCGATCGCACCGGGCTGCGCGACGCGTTCGAGTGGAGCATCATCGATCGCTGGGGAGAGCATCCGGGTTTCATCGAAGCGATGGCCGGCGCGGTCGAGGATGGGCTCGAAGACTTTCCCGCGGCGGAACGCGACGATGTCCTGGTGCTCTTCAGTGCGCATTCGCTGCCACTCTCCGTGATCGATCGCGGTGACGCCTATCCCGCCGAGATCGGCGGCTCGGTGAGTCGTGTCGTGGAAGCCATCGGATTGCGGAATCCGCATCTGGTGTCCTACCAGTCCGAGGTAGGGCCGGTCCGATGGCAGGGACCCAGCACGGAGTCGGTGATCACGCAGTTCGCGAAGAGCGGTCGCAAGAATCTGCTGGTGGTGCCGATCGCGTTCACCAGCGATCACATCGAAACACTCTCCGAACTCGACATCGAGTACGCGGAACTGGCCCACTCTCTGGGCATGACGGGATTCCGTCGCGCGCCAGCGCTCAACGTGCGCACCGAGTTTCTCGATGCGCTCGCGGACATCGTGTCGCAGCATCTCGCGGCGCGCACGCCGTGGAGTTCGCAGTACATCACGCGTTGCCCCGGGTGCACCAACAGCGAATGCCGCGGCGCGCCTTCGCGTGTTGTGTCGCCTGGAGAGTCGGGAGCGCCGGCCTGTCGGTCCAGCACGGCCACCGCCGCACGCCTGCCCCAGGCGACCGATGTCGTCGCTCATGTTTCCGCCGCGGCGCACTGA